In Megalopta genalis isolate 19385.01 chromosome 7, iyMegGena1_principal, whole genome shotgun sequence, a single window of DNA contains:
- the LOC117221665 gene encoding uncharacterized protein LOC117221665 isoform X1: MTFPLLRFLRLHRRSEDAEKIDAEDPRRRPLTMFLAKGRGNREAKSKETFSENDYGWRLCNEDDPRTPRSSRSKDCLSLDSASESMLSCIDSDFDDDETYSLAQEFRLELADNRETIELASVVHKDLDAGITLRDATAKEPDAPTFPAEEAESYFEESAGPKSHRSRVRGICYTPERLVRSQEYRILTPSPRYLSISQTRLMSENESPRKAPRSRRRLNYLIDSKQVCDGHQKTLVNSSPVEVAMPAVFSEDWTRSRTTSEQYEDASSIKHEKISFDESRAPDLIYKRSSNEGLNVTWEDCKRIETRSSSMDDTSGIQSNDWSSDTHSDLQSTPLCLSVELASTNYKLDTSQGRCTAINEAVSILEVLDTDPEKAVVLLEEDRFCDSTSSHDRLTRLALAIETDAKDPDVLETSENVVRDLQRRVEMLQASNKDMFRDICNLRQSFQCDERKMDDISSSTSKLRQEICDMRYLDDLLNLLSGKLKRISDRDWPFAVGRFENQTEETNLIV, encoded by the exons ATGACATTCCCGCTGCTAAG ATTTCTTCGGTTACACCGCCGATCGGAGGACGCCGAGAAGATTGATGCGGAAGACCCGCGTCGCCGGCCTTTAACGATGTTTCTCGCGAAAGGAAGGGGGAATCGCGAGGCGAAATCAAAAGAGACGTTCAGCGAGAACGACTACGGATGGCGGTTGTGCAACGAGGACGATCCGAGGACACCGAGGTCGAGCCGGAGCAAGGACTGCTTGTCCCTGGATTCAGCGTCCGAATCGATGCTGTCCTGCATAGACTCCGATTTCGACGACGACGAGACCTATTCCCTAGCGCAGGAATTTCGACTCGAACTGGCCGACAACCGCGAGACGATAGAGCTCGCGTCCGTAGTTCACAAGGACCTGGACGCGGGCATTACCCTGCGCGATGCGACCGCGAAGGAACCG GACGCCCCGACGTTTCCAGCCGAGGAGGCCGAATCCTACTTCGAGGAATCCGCGGGGCCAAAATCGCATCGGTCTCGGGTCCGTGGTATATGCTACACGCCGGAAAGGCTGGTTAGGTCTCAGGAGTATAGAATACTCACACCATCGCCCCGTTACTTATCCATCTCTCAGACGAggctgatgtcagaaaatgaaaGTCCACGGAAAGCGCCTCGCAGCCGACGGCGATTGAATTATCTTATCGACTCTAAGCAAGTTT GCGACGGTCACCAGAAAACTCTCGTGAACTCCTCGCCTGTGGAGGTCGCGATGCCGGCCGTTTTCTCGGAAGACTGGACACGCTCGAGGACGACTTCCGAACAATACGAGGATGCCTCGTCGATCAAGCACGAGAAAATTAGCTTCGACGAGTCGCGGGCACCGGATTTGATCTATAAGAGATCGAGCAACGAGGGGTTGAACGTCACCTGGGAGGACTGCAAGAGGATAGAGACGCGTAGCTCGTCCATGGACGACACGTCCGGGATCCAGAGCAACGACTGGAGCTCGGACACCCACAGCGATCTACAAAGCACACCGTTGTGTCTCTCCGTCGAACTGGCATCGACGAACTACAAGTTGGACACCTCGCAG GGGCGATGCACCGCTATCAACGAGGCGGTATCAATTCTCGAAGTTCTCGACACAGATCCCGAAAAAGCGGTGGTTCTTCTCGAGGAGGATCGTTTCTGCGATAGCACCTCCTCCCACGATCGGCTAACCAGGCTAGCCCTGGCGATAGAAACGGACGCGAAAGACCCGGATGTGCTCGAAACTTCGGAAAATGTGGTCCGAGATCTTCAAAGGAGAGTGGAAATGCTGCAGGCCAGTAATAAAGATATGTTCCGAGATATATGTAACCTGCGACAGAGTTTTCAG TGCGACGAGCGAAAAATGGACGACATTTCCAGTAGCACGAGCAAACTGCGCCAGGAGATTTGCGACATGCGATATCTCGACGATCTTTTAAATCTCTTAAGCGGAAAACTCAAGAGAATTTCGGATAGGGATTGGCCGTTCGCCGTAGGGCGCTTCGAAAACCAGACGGAAGAAACGAATCTCATCGTATAG
- the LOC117221665 gene encoding uncharacterized protein LOC117221665 isoform X2: MFLAKGRGNREAKSKETFSENDYGWRLCNEDDPRTPRSSRSKDCLSLDSASESMLSCIDSDFDDDETYSLAQEFRLELADNRETIELASVVHKDLDAGITLRDATAKEPDAPTFPAEEAESYFEESAGPKSHRSRVRGICYTPERLVRSQEYRILTPSPRYLSISQTRLMSENESPRKAPRSRRRLNYLIDSKQVCDGHQKTLVNSSPVEVAMPAVFSEDWTRSRTTSEQYEDASSIKHEKISFDESRAPDLIYKRSSNEGLNVTWEDCKRIETRSSSMDDTSGIQSNDWSSDTHSDLQSTPLCLSVELASTNYKLDTSQGRCTAINEAVSILEVLDTDPEKAVVLLEEDRFCDSTSSHDRLTRLALAIETDAKDPDVLETSENVVRDLQRRVEMLQASNKDMFRDICNLRQSFQCDERKMDDISSSTSKLRQEICDMRYLDDLLNLLSGKLKRISDRDWPFAVGRFENQTEETNLIV; encoded by the exons ATGTTTCTCGCGAAAGGAAGGGGGAATCGCGAGGCGAAATCAAAAGAGACGTTCAGCGAGAACGACTACGGATGGCGGTTGTGCAACGAGGACGATCCGAGGACACCGAGGTCGAGCCGGAGCAAGGACTGCTTGTCCCTGGATTCAGCGTCCGAATCGATGCTGTCCTGCATAGACTCCGATTTCGACGACGACGAGACCTATTCCCTAGCGCAGGAATTTCGACTCGAACTGGCCGACAACCGCGAGACGATAGAGCTCGCGTCCGTAGTTCACAAGGACCTGGACGCGGGCATTACCCTGCGCGATGCGACCGCGAAGGAACCG GACGCCCCGACGTTTCCAGCCGAGGAGGCCGAATCCTACTTCGAGGAATCCGCGGGGCCAAAATCGCATCGGTCTCGGGTCCGTGGTATATGCTACACGCCGGAAAGGCTGGTTAGGTCTCAGGAGTATAGAATACTCACACCATCGCCCCGTTACTTATCCATCTCTCAGACGAggctgatgtcagaaaatgaaaGTCCACGGAAAGCGCCTCGCAGCCGACGGCGATTGAATTATCTTATCGACTCTAAGCAAGTTT GCGACGGTCACCAGAAAACTCTCGTGAACTCCTCGCCTGTGGAGGTCGCGATGCCGGCCGTTTTCTCGGAAGACTGGACACGCTCGAGGACGACTTCCGAACAATACGAGGATGCCTCGTCGATCAAGCACGAGAAAATTAGCTTCGACGAGTCGCGGGCACCGGATTTGATCTATAAGAGATCGAGCAACGAGGGGTTGAACGTCACCTGGGAGGACTGCAAGAGGATAGAGACGCGTAGCTCGTCCATGGACGACACGTCCGGGATCCAGAGCAACGACTGGAGCTCGGACACCCACAGCGATCTACAAAGCACACCGTTGTGTCTCTCCGTCGAACTGGCATCGACGAACTACAAGTTGGACACCTCGCAG GGGCGATGCACCGCTATCAACGAGGCGGTATCAATTCTCGAAGTTCTCGACACAGATCCCGAAAAAGCGGTGGTTCTTCTCGAGGAGGATCGTTTCTGCGATAGCACCTCCTCCCACGATCGGCTAACCAGGCTAGCCCTGGCGATAGAAACGGACGCGAAAGACCCGGATGTGCTCGAAACTTCGGAAAATGTGGTCCGAGATCTTCAAAGGAGAGTGGAAATGCTGCAGGCCAGTAATAAAGATATGTTCCGAGATATATGTAACCTGCGACAGAGTTTTCAG TGCGACGAGCGAAAAATGGACGACATTTCCAGTAGCACGAGCAAACTGCGCCAGGAGATTTGCGACATGCGATATCTCGACGATCTTTTAAATCTCTTAAGCGGAAAACTCAAGAGAATTTCGGATAGGGATTGGCCGTTCGCCGTAGGGCGCTTCGAAAACCAGACGGAAGAAACGAATCTCATCGTATAG